Proteins from one Setaria italica strain Yugu1 chromosome V, Setaria_italica_v2.0, whole genome shotgun sequence genomic window:
- the LOC101758953 gene encoding PH, RCC1 and FYVE domains-containing protein 1: protein MTPDENALITLKKGSKLIKYSRKGKPKIRTFRLASDETTLIWFSHKREKFLRLSSISKVIPGQRTAVFRRFLCPEKDYLSFSLIYKNGQRSLDLVCKDQAEVEVWFSTLEGLISSCCKNSTIDEHKDRVSLSDEISYYQDSHSYDTTLDIASSISRSFQTAGNNRANSFSFRRSDAGSDRANMIRTSGADSTRLSISSAAPSSCSQGSGTDDIESLGDVYVWGEVWTNVAPSDGHISSSCSKVDVLIPKPLESDVVLDVNQIVCGSRHVALTTRQGEVFTWGEEFGGRLGHGTDADISRPKLVESISVTIVDFISCGEFHTCAISASGDLFNWGDGSYHAGLLGYDTGACHWLPKHVSGPLEGLQVLSVACGSWHSALITSSGKIYTFGDGTFGVLGHGNRESVAYPKEVEALNGFRTVKVACGVWHSAAIVEATVQTGINVVSKKLYTWGDGDKNRLGHGNKEARLIPTCVQALLEHNFHQLACGQNITVALATSGHVYTMGSAENGQLGNAKSDGKQPCLVKDKLANELVEEISCGASHVAVLTSRSEVYTWGMGANGRLGHGDVNDKKAPTIVEALKDRHVKSISCGSNFTTCICIHKWVSGADQSVCTGCRQAFGFTRKRHNCYNCGLVHCHACSSRKVLKAALAPTPGKPHRVCDSCFLKLKNADTNINNVSKRNAPTRRSIDGREKPERPEIRPSKLVATPLAEPVKYMEVKAAKSDMKAADSFMKASQASALLQFKDLGFAAQFGALQPMGMSPVLAISPAIPAFSLAPPSPYTKKTKSPPTAAIPQSSKVDFDNLQKSNELLNQELLKLQSQVDDLKHKCEAQHEQLQKSDKRAKSVASMAAEESTKRNAAMEFVKFLDNELKGIVDKLPSDAVDSIKALQVQTHSLLKEQSSHPSELMNTMERDHLHLSSGGSGRYDLVGHKSGVGYLTMSQDGRPASGSAISITSESPSHCFMENSAKAQGDFAPKHGTHGEVQLIEQFEPGVYVTLIQLKDGTKVFKRVRFSKRRFIENQAEEWWRENQERVFKKYNHPTQTHGNTTYSHED from the exons ATGACACCAGATGAAAAT GCCCTTATTACTCTAAAGAAAGGTAGCAAGCTTATCAAGTATAGCCGGAAAGGGAAACCCAAGATTCGTACTTTCAGACTTGCTAGT GACGAAACAACATTAATTTGGTTTTCTCACAAAAGGGAGAAGTTCCTCCGACTGTCTTCTATCTCTAAAGTTATTCCTGGGCAGAGAACT GCTGTTTTTAGGAGGTTTTTATGCCCTGAGAAGGACTATCTATCATTTTCACTCATATACAAGAACGGGCAACGTTCCCTTGATCTG GTTTGCAAGGATCAAGCTGAAGTTGAAGTGTGGTTTTCAACACTCGAGGGGTTAATAAGTTCATGCTGTAAAAATTCTACGATTGATGAGCACAAGGATAGAGTATCATTATCTGAT GAAATATCATATTATCAAGATAGTCATTCATATGATACAACACTAGATATCGCTTCAAGTATTTCACGTAGTTTCCAAACTGCTGGTAACAACAGAGCTAATTCTTTTAGCTTTAGAAGATCAGATGCTGGATCTGATCGTGCAAATATGATAAGAACAAGTGGTGCAGATAGTACTCGACTTAGTATTTCCAGTGCTGCCCCTAGTTCTTGCAGTCAGGGTTCTGGAACAGATGACATAGAGTCCCTTGGTGATGTTTATGTATGGGGTGAAGTATGGACTAATGTGGCCCCATCAGATGGACACATAAGCTCATCATGCTCAAAAGTAGATGTTTTGATTCCCAAACCTTTAGAATCAGATGTTGTCTTAGATGTTAATCAGATAGTATGTGGTTCAAGGCATGTTGCTCTTACTACCAGACAAGGAGAGGTGTTCACATGGGGTGAGGAATTTGGTGGGCGCCTAGGTCATGGAACTGATGCAGATATAAGTCGTCCCAAGCTTGTTGAGTCAATATCCGTGACCATAGTTGATTTTATTTCATGCGGAGAGTTCCATACATGTGCTATATCTGCTTCTGGTGATCTGTTCAATTGGGGGGATGGTTCTTACCATGCTGGATTGCTTGGATATGACACTGGAGCTTGCCATTGGCTTCCAAAACATGTCTCAGGGCCCTTAGAGGGGCTTCAAGTACTATCTGTTGCATGTGGCTCATGGCATTCAGCATTGATCACATCAAGTGGAAAAATTTACACATTTGGTGATGGAACATTCGGAGTTCTTGGGCATGGGAACCGTGAAAGTGTTGCATACCCAAAAGAAGTAGAAGCCTTGAATGGATTTAGAACGGTCAAAGTTGCATGTGGAGTCTGGCATTCTGCAGCAATCGTGGAGGCTACTGTTCAGACAGGCATTAATGTGGTGTCTAAGAAGCTGTATACCTGGGGTGATGGAGATAAGAATCGTCTAGGACATGGGAACAAAGAAGCTAGGTTGATTCCTACCTGTGTTCAAGCTCTTCTTGAGCACAATTTTCATCAGTTGGCATGTGGACAAAACATTACTGTTGCCCTTGCTACATCTGGTCATGTGTATACTATGGGTAGTGCTGAAAATGGTCAGCTTGGAAATGCAAAATCTGATGGTAAACAACCTTGTTTAGTCAAAGATAAACTGGCTAATGAGTTGGTTGAGGAGATCTCATGTGGAGCTTCCCATGTTGCAGTTCTAACATCAAGAAGCGAAGTATACACATGGGGAATGGGGGCCAATGGAAGACTTGGTCATGGTGACGTCAATGACAAAAAGGCACCTACTATCGTTGAAGCACTTAAAGATCGGCATGTCAAAAGTATATCATGTGGTTCAAATTTCACAACATGTATTTGCATACATAAGTGGGTATCAGGTGCAGACCAGTCCGTTTGCACAGGTTGTAGGCAAGCATTTGGATTCACAAGAAAGCGACATAATTGCTACAACTGTGGGCTAGTACATTGTCATGCTTGTAGTTCAAGAAAAGTTCTCAAGGCTGCTCTAGCACCAACTCCTGGCAAGCCGCACCGTGTATGTGATTCATGTTTCCTTAAACTGAAGAATGCAGATACCAATATTAACAATGTCAGCAAAAGAAACGCTCCTACTCGTCGCTCTATTGATGGTAGAGAAAAGCCAGAGAGGCCAGAAATAAGACCATCCAAGCTTGTAGCAACACCATTAGCGGAGCCAGTCAAGTATATGGAGGTAAAAGCAGCTAAGAGTGATATGAAAGCTGCAGACTCGTTCATGAAGGCATCTCAGGCTTCAGCTCTATTACAGTTCAAAGACCTTGGCTTTGCTGCTCAATTTGGTGCGCTTCAACCAATGGGAATGTCACCAGTGCTGGCTATCTCGCCTGCAATACCTGCATTTTCTTTAGCACCACCATCTCCATacacaaagaaaacaaaatcacCTCCTACTGCTGCTATTCCGCAGAGCTCTAAAGTTGATTTTGATAACTTGCAAAAGTCAAATGAGTTGCTGAATCAAGAACTTCTAAAGTTGCAATCTCAG GTTGATGATTTGAAGCATAAGTGTGAAGCCCAACATGAGCAGCTTCAGAAATCAGATAAAAGAGCTAAATCAGTTGCCTCTATGGCTGCTGAAGAATCCACCAAACGTAATGCTGCCATGGAATTTGTTAAATTTCTAGACAATGAG CTCAAGGGGATTGTGGATAAACTGCCTAGTGATGCTGTCGATAGCATAAAAGCTTTACAGGTTCAGACTCATTCACTCCTGAAGGAGCAATCAAGTCATCCATCAGAGCTCATGAATACCATGGAACGTGATCATCTTCATCTGTCTAGTGGCGGAAGTGGAAGATATGATTTGGTCGGTCATAAATCAGGTGTAGGTTACTTGACAATGTCTCAGGATGGTAGACCTGCTAGTGGCTCAGCTATTTCCATCACTAGTGAATCCCCATCCCATTGCTTCATGGAAAACAGTGCAAAGGCCCAAGGTGATTTTGCCCCGAAGCATGGTACCCATGGAGAAGTGCAACTAATTGAGCAGTTTGAACCTGGCGTCTACGTGACACTTATCCAGCTGAAAGATGGCACCAAAGTATTCAAGCGGGTCCGATTCAG CAAGAGGAGATTTATAGAGAATCAGGCTGAAGAGTGGTGGAGGGAAAACCAAGAACGGGTCTTCAAGAAATACAACCATCCAACTCAAACACATGGAAACACGACATATTCTCATGAGGATTAA